One genomic segment of uncultured Desulfobacter sp. includes these proteins:
- a CDS encoding RHS repeat-associated core domain-containing protein, with amino-acid sequence MNLLTRNGWVSHFAVIIIMISAWLCFQPYSSALGRATSLSTTAAADCVDSLTLSCGFEKDGCEKTVRYQYTLDGKLQSQTIVFPEGDDLVTYYEYNALGKLIQETKGYGADDARVTQYKYDTRGRLTQTIFALGNSEIREYDANGNVTAVKLYDQSGTLMEETGHTYDDRNLLVETVDALGQTTAFEYDPNSNLVAVTYPDLSRTVTYYDALNRKIGVEDELGYIQTFDYDEDSNLVAHIDAWKGITTFEYDAANRLRRKTNALGYTEETEYDPADRVIQKTDPRGIAALFAYDAAGNLTSQTLASGTDDQTVTRFEYDLNDRKTREIYETTQGDQITAFEYDDRGLLTHRKNGFHTGTPETWEYEYNEAGQLVATTDPNGNTTQVFYDAVGRKKAQTQAQGLVNYYWKYDLAGNTTLERKPEGEEIQNAYDGLNRLVLETRGTDRRRFEYDGRDRLVREENFNGDATQYQYDSAGRMIQKTEAAGTVDETVSTYEYDENDNLVSITNPLLKTVSFEYDALNQRIAEIDSDGDLKTTTYDENSNVLAIEKRDGADIAFVWDNLNRKIEVIAAGTTQQAFGYDELSRLVTATDGTHTTTFAYNDYGRLVTEIQGAYEVAKLYDANGNKTQVTYPSSRVVDKTYNENDALAQILYQGSSVANFTHDRNNRLTSVSYGNRTGLALAYDEREREVSRTYTGSLFSQATEYDAQGNILEETLGLNGTSHEKVYTYDHLDRLVDDTALTTWDYDGVGNWLATNQNGVAETRISNNDNEYTSVDGVAYTYDNNGNLTSDGAKDYSYDWANRLVQVEEGGQALAAYTYDALNRRVTKTADGLITTFVYDQSDVIEEYTDGVFSRAFVHGNTVDEPVLLETGSQLYYYIAGRQGSVRTIVDDTGALVEFYEYSPFGLMAIYDSQEQDITATGSTIGNPFGYTGRRWDIESGLWQTYSAELGRFLQRDPAGYVDGLNLYVYCLNNPLRFTDPDGLMARAAYDYVSADVANWHNNNFTSVTYEDTPERDYLSVMNYNNDLPLLSAAIQNNLLAPVWNTAASSLNTLNHVQSGVPVSEWELFETAAIMTPLSKTVTTGLEYVGTKIAASLGNKTTSFSSISEASKRTNFNQYETLFEQAISATSRSSHRASANKNLMSQMRQSPDVANAINKELGTDVIKHMKYGKGQLKNPPGTEWHHPVDNPDVMHLLKKDEHRNTQLKDVLHPDNIGGFGTHYGN; translated from the coding sequence ATGAATCTCCTTACCAGAAACGGATGGGTTTCACATTTTGCCGTTATCATCATTATGATATCAGCCTGGTTGTGTTTCCAGCCTTATTCTTCTGCTCTTGGCCGGGCAACATCCCTTTCAACTACCGCAGCCGCTGATTGTGTCGATTCCCTCACCCTCTCCTGCGGGTTTGAAAAAGATGGTTGTGAAAAGACGGTCCGGTACCAGTATACCCTTGACGGTAAACTACAGAGCCAGACCATTGTTTTTCCGGAAGGGGACGATTTAGTCACCTATTATGAATACAATGCCCTGGGCAAATTAATACAGGAAACCAAAGGATACGGTGCTGATGATGCCCGGGTCACCCAATACAAATATGATACCCGGGGCCGGTTGACCCAGACCATATTTGCGTTGGGCAATTCTGAAATCCGTGAATATGATGCCAACGGCAATGTAACCGCCGTAAAACTCTATGACCAGTCCGGGACCCTGATGGAAGAAACAGGTCATACGTATGATGACCGCAACCTTTTGGTTGAAACCGTTGATGCCCTGGGCCAGACCACTGCATTTGAATACGACCCCAACAGCAACCTGGTGGCTGTCACCTATCCGGATTTGAGCCGGACTGTTACCTATTATGATGCCCTGAACCGGAAGATCGGTGTTGAGGATGAGCTGGGTTATATCCAGACCTTTGACTATGATGAGGACTCTAACCTGGTGGCCCACATAGATGCCTGGAAGGGGATCACCACCTTTGAATATGATGCCGCCAACCGGTTGAGAAGAAAAACTAATGCCCTTGGGTATACTGAAGAAACCGAATACGACCCGGCCGACCGGGTGATTCAAAAAACAGACCCACGAGGAATTGCAGCCCTGTTTGCCTACGATGCCGCAGGCAACCTGACCAGCCAGACCCTGGCTTCCGGCACAGATGACCAGACCGTTACCCGGTTTGAATATGACCTCAACGACCGGAAAACCCGGGAGATCTATGAAACAACCCAAGGGGACCAGATTACGGCATTCGAGTACGATGACCGGGGCCTGCTGACCCACAGGAAGAACGGGTTCCATACCGGCACCCCGGAAACCTGGGAATATGAATACAATGAAGCCGGGCAACTAGTGGCAACCACTGACCCCAACGGCAACACCACCCAGGTATTCTATGATGCCGTTGGCCGCAAAAAAGCCCAGACCCAGGCCCAGGGCCTGGTAAATTACTACTGGAAATACGACCTGGCCGGCAACACCACCCTTGAAAGAAAACCCGAGGGAGAGGAAATCCAAAACGCCTATGATGGCCTCAACCGCCTGGTCCTGGAAACCAGGGGAACAGACCGGCGCCGGTTTGAATATGACGGCCGGGATCGCCTGGTCCGGGAAGAGAATTTTAACGGGGATGCAACGCAATACCAGTATGATTCAGCCGGCAGGATGATTCAAAAAACAGAGGCTGCCGGTACGGTTGATGAAACCGTAAGCACTTATGAATATGATGAAAACGACAATTTGGTTTCTATCACCAATCCTTTGCTCAAAACAGTGTCTTTTGAATATGATGCGCTGAATCAGCGGATTGCCGAAATTGACAGCGATGGGGACTTAAAAACCACCACCTATGATGAAAACAGCAATGTCCTGGCCATTGAGAAAAGGGATGGCGCAGACATAGCGTTTGTTTGGGATAATCTGAACCGGAAGATTGAGGTAATCGCTGCCGGCACCACTCAGCAGGCCTTTGGTTATGACGAACTTTCCAGACTGGTTACTGCAACGGACGGTACCCACACAACCACGTTCGCTTACAACGACTACGGACGCCTGGTAACAGAAATCCAAGGAGCTTATGAAGTTGCTAAGCTTTACGATGCCAATGGGAACAAAACTCAGGTCACCTACCCTTCAAGCCGGGTGGTTGATAAAACCTACAATGAAAACGACGCCCTGGCCCAAATCCTTTACCAGGGCAGTTCCGTTGCCAATTTCACCCACGACCGGAACAACCGGTTGACATCTGTATCCTACGGGAACCGGACAGGCCTTGCGTTGGCCTATGATGAGCGGGAACGTGAAGTCTCAAGGACCTATACAGGCTCTCTTTTTAGTCAGGCAACGGAATATGACGCCCAGGGCAACATCCTCGAAGAGACGTTAGGCCTGAACGGCACGAGCCACGAAAAAGTTTATACCTATGACCATTTGGACAGATTGGTTGATGATACCGCTTTAACGACCTGGGACTATGACGGAGTGGGTAACTGGCTGGCAACCAATCAAAACGGTGTTGCTGAAACAAGAATTTCCAATAATGATAATGAATACACTTCCGTTGACGGTGTTGCTTATACTTATGATAACAACGGAAACCTGACCTCGGATGGAGCAAAAGATTACTCTTATGACTGGGCAAACCGGCTTGTCCAGGTAGAGGAGGGCGGTCAGGCCCTGGCTGCGTACACTTATGATGCTCTAAACCGCAGAGTCACAAAAACTGCTGATGGTCTAATCACCACCTTTGTTTATGATCAATCAGATGTCATTGAAGAGTATACGGATGGAGTATTCAGCCGGGCGTTTGTTCATGGAAACACCGTTGATGAACCAGTTCTTTTGGAAACCGGCAGCCAGCTTTATTACTATATTGCCGGCCGCCAGGGAAGTGTCCGGACGATTGTTGATGACACCGGGGCCTTGGTGGAATTTTACGAATATAGCCCATTTGGTTTGATGGCCATTTACGACAGCCAGGAACAGGACATCACGGCAACCGGTTCTACCATCGGCAACCCGTTCGGATATACCGGCAGAAGATGGGATATTGAATCCGGACTGTGGCAGACGTATTCTGCCGAGTTGGGCAGGTTCCTGCAACGGGACCCTGCCGGGTATGTGGATGGGCTTAATCTTTATGTCTACTGCCTAAATAATCCACTGCGGTTTACCGACCCTGACGGGTTGATGGCACGGGCGGCTTATGATTATGTGAGTGCTGATGTGGCAAATTGGCATAATAATAATTTTACATCAGTAACCTACGAAGATACTCCTGAAAGAGACTACCTGTCGGTCATGAATTATAATAATGACCTGCCTCTTTTAAGTGCTGCTATTCAAAATAATCTTCTCGCTCCTGTATGGAATACTGCAGCGAGTAGCCTTAATACTCTAAATCATGTTCAATCTGGGGTGCCGGTTTCAGAGTGGGAACTATTTGAAACGGCAGCTATTATGACACCTCTTTCTAAAACAGTTACGACTGGTTTGGAATATGTCGGCACTAAGATTGCTGCTTCATTAGGGAATAAAACAACTTCATTCAGTAGTATTAGTGAAGCATCAAAGAGAACAAACTTCAACCAATACGAAACCTTGTTTGAACAGGCGATTAGTGCCACAAGCAGGAGTTCCCATAGGGCTTCAGCCAATAAAAATTTGATGAGCCAAATGAGGCAAAGTCCTGATGTCGCCAATGCAATAAACAAAGAACTTGGAACAGATGTTATCAAGCATATGAAATATGGGAAGGGACAATTGAAGAATCCTCCTGGAACAGAATGGCATCATCCAGTCGACAATCCTGATGTTATGCATCTTTTAAAAAAGGATGAGCATCGAAACACTCAACTCAAAGATGTTTTACATCCTGACAATATAGGAGGCTTTGGTACACATTATGGGAACTGA
- a CDS encoding DUF4272 domain-containing protein: MGTDLRKASWEKVTKLRLPKNENLPSLGEVKVERTENEIFGRLLCLLPLAATTYGFPRVQAIEWITQEKLKNFLTGEELHYLETGEGDTDIYKHQIEAMWALAWALKVTPNLDFKKNCPNNFVAMLPDLKKMESSKAFRSKISLRKDEEIISHCDFVYCLHWAIRQTELEGKKIPFKILPFVVPERRKALDWIISKNDWYEISLDT, translated from the coding sequence ATGGGAACTGATTTAAGAAAAGCATCTTGGGAAAAAGTAACGAAACTTCGATTGCCTAAAAATGAAAATTTACCATCTTTAGGTGAAGTCAAAGTTGAAAGGACTGAGAATGAAATCTTTGGTCGATTGCTGTGCTTGTTACCATTGGCTGCGACAACGTATGGCTTTCCTCGTGTTCAGGCTATTGAATGGATCACCCAGGAAAAATTAAAGAATTTTTTAACTGGGGAGGAACTCCATTATCTTGAAACTGGAGAAGGCGATACTGACATTTACAAACACCAAATAGAAGCTATGTGGGCATTGGCTTGGGCATTGAAAGTCACTCCCAATTTAGATTTTAAAAAGAACTGCCCAAACAATTTTGTGGCAATGTTACCTGATCTAAAAAAAATGGAGTCTTCTAAAGCTTTCAGATCAAAAATTTCACTTCGTAAAGATGAAGAAATCATTTCACATTGCGATTTTGTTTACTGCCTGCATTGGGCTATCCGTCAAACTGAATTAGAAGGAAAGAAAATACCATTTAAAATACTGCCTTTCGTAGTCCCAGAGAGACGCAAGGCTTTAGACTGGATTATATCGAAAAATGACTGGTATGAAATTTCATTAGATACGTAG
- a CDS encoding TraR/DksA family transcriptional regulator, whose translation MSHMDLALEVKSFERHSDMIRQVNRALSRIDDGSFGYCELTGDEIGLRRLEAIPFATMSIKALEEFEAVQKNIFLSKQEVPFRHYIYS comes from the coding sequence ATGAGCCATATGGATCTGGCGCTTGAGGTAAAAAGTTTTGAGCGCCATTCAGATATGATTAGACAGGTGAATCGTGCTCTATCGCGTATTGATGACGGCAGTTTCGGATACTGTGAACTGACCGGCGACGAAATTGGATTGCGGCGACTGGAAGCGATTCCTTTTGCCACCATGTCCATCAAGGCCCTGGAAGAGTTTGAGGCCGTCCAGAAAAATATATTTTTGTCAAAACAAGAAGTTCCGTTTAGGCACTATATATATTCTTAA
- a CDS encoding OmpA family protein translates to MKKKSFMQALLAITAVLFLFGCAVKEPAGLPPFSAKQLDASMYQSKVDNFVIILDASSSMNEDSMGNPKFMIGKAIAEHMNMTIPELGQTAGLRSFGHADSISKNETELFYGMEGYNTAALAEKLGVISEAGGYSAFGSAMAAMGTDLESLPGKTAVIIISDGLDMGPDTAQAQAVKEQYGDAICFYPIQVANAEEGTAFLSEIASIGGCAGLVNADELMDAGAMAAFVEKILLEDAPPAPAPMVPAPMDSDGDGVLDPDDQCPGTPAGAKVNAVGCWILDHILFDFDKDEIKPGAFERLDAISAILDKNPAMSVEIQGHTDNIGTKEYNMDLSQRRANAVAKYLEDKGIARDRLAATGFGFEKPVALNSTDYGRSLNRRVEINPY, encoded by the coding sequence ATGAAAAAGAAAAGTTTCATGCAAGCCCTTTTGGCCATTACCGCTGTCCTTTTCCTGTTTGGCTGTGCGGTTAAGGAACCTGCCGGGCTTCCCCCATTTTCCGCTAAACAGCTTGATGCGTCCATGTATCAGTCCAAAGTAGATAACTTTGTTATTATTCTGGATGCCTCCAGTTCCATGAACGAGGACTCTATGGGCAACCCCAAATTCATGATCGGCAAAGCGATTGCAGAACATATGAACATGACCATTCCTGAACTCGGACAGACTGCGGGTTTGAGAAGCTTTGGGCATGCAGATTCCATATCCAAAAACGAAACCGAATTGTTTTACGGCATGGAAGGGTACAACACTGCTGCCCTGGCTGAAAAACTCGGTGTCATTTCAGAAGCCGGCGGCTACAGCGCCTTTGGTTCAGCCATGGCCGCCATGGGGACTGATCTTGAAAGCCTTCCCGGAAAAACAGCAGTTATTATCATTTCCGACGGCTTGGACATGGGGCCGGACACAGCACAGGCTCAGGCCGTTAAAGAACAGTATGGCGATGCCATCTGCTTTTACCCCATCCAGGTGGCCAATGCTGAAGAAGGGACTGCATTCCTTTCTGAGATTGCAAGCATTGGCGGTTGCGCAGGTTTGGTAAATGCCGATGAGCTTATGGATGCCGGTGCAATGGCTGCTTTTGTTGAAAAGATACTTTTAGAAGATGCCCCCCCTGCCCCTGCCCCTATGGTCCCTGCTCCCATGGATAGCGACGGTGACGGCGTTCTTGATCCGGATGACCAGTGCCCCGGAACGCCGGCAGGTGCGAAAGTTAATGCAGTTGGTTGTTGGATTCTTGATCACATATTATTTGATTTTGACAAAGACGAAATCAAACCTGGAGCATTTGAACGGCTTGATGCCATTTCTGCAATTTTGGATAAAAATCCTGCAATGAGTGTTGAAATCCAGGGTCACACTGATAATATAGGTACTAAGGAATACAACATGGATCTGTCCCAGAGACGTGCGAATGCCGTTGCCAAATACCTGGAAGACAAAGGTATTGCCCGCGACCGTCTGGCCGCCACAGGCTTTGGTTTTGAAAAGCCGGTTGCTCTGAACAGCACAGACTATGGCCGCTCCCTGAACAGAAGGGTTGAAATTAATCCCTACTAA
- a CDS encoding undecaprenyl-diphosphate phosphatase: MEIYQGIILGILQGLTEFLPVSSSGHLVLGQIYFNITEYGLVFDASVHMGTLGAVFIVYFKDIWEILKSMVYYAGTRDSSGHETNLALAAAIIIGSVPTAIIGLLLKQYEHILFTSSLLVGAMLIVTGGILWMSRHCYRIKKGEPLTPSKAIIIGISQGLAVIPGISRSGTTIAAGLFTGLDRMTSARFSFLLSIPAILGAQVISLKDMMESQSYIDPATICGTIASFIVGLAALKLLLRLVNIGKFHLFAPYCWLAGILALFSSFI, from the coding sequence ATGGAGATCTATCAGGGTATAATTCTAGGTATCCTTCAGGGGCTTACAGAGTTCCTGCCGGTAAGCAGTTCCGGCCATCTGGTCCTGGGCCAGATCTATTTTAACATTACTGAATATGGCCTTGTTTTTGACGCATCGGTACATATGGGAACCCTGGGCGCGGTATTTATTGTATATTTTAAAGATATCTGGGAAATTTTAAAAAGCATGGTGTACTATGCCGGAACCCGGGATTCTTCAGGGCATGAAACGAATCTGGCCCTGGCTGCCGCCATTATTATTGGCTCAGTGCCCACGGCAATTATCGGATTGTTGCTGAAACAGTATGAGCACATTTTATTTACCTCATCTTTATTGGTGGGTGCCATGCTTATAGTAACAGGGGGCATTCTGTGGATGTCCAGGCATTGCTATAGGATTAAAAAAGGTGAACCTTTAACCCCTTCAAAGGCTATTATCATCGGCATTTCCCAGGGCCTTGCCGTTATTCCCGGCATTTCCCGGTCCGGCACCACCATTGCCGCCGGACTCTTCACTGGTTTGGACAGAATGACATCTGCCCGTTTCTCATTTCTTTTATCCATCCCTGCCATTCTCGGCGCCCAGGTAATCAGCTTAAAAGACATGATGGAATCCCAGAGCTACATTGATCCTGCCACCATTTGTGGTACAATCGCTTCATTCATCGTTGGGCTGGCAGCATTAAAACTCTTATTGAGACTGGTGAATATCGGAAAGTTTCATCTTTTTGCACCCTATTGCTGGCTGGCTGGAATTCTGGCACTTTTTTCAAGTTTCATATAA
- a CDS encoding phosphomannomutase/phosphoglucomutase, translating into MHPGIFREYDIRGIAGEELSEQDANAVGKAYGSMLMGQGRKKVSVGRDCRITSEAYSKAFIDGVLSAGCDVVDIGVCPTPVLYFSIHQLKLEGGAMITASHNPPEYNGFKLMSGLDSIHSHGLQDIRKIIEDKAYTQGQGALTQADVISPYMAMIQKNITLKNKIRVGIDAGNGTGGITALPVLQGLGCEVHDIYCDLDGTFPNHEADPTQKKNMTDLSALVKKNNLDLGIGYDGDADRIGVVDKFGNLIYGDQLMVIYAKEILSRHPGATFISEVKCSMVMYDQIAKMGGNPIMWRTGHSLIKKKMKEEDAALAGEMSGHMFFKDRYYGYDDALYASCRLLEIMDSTGLGVDELIQDLPKTFTTPEIRVDCPDKVKFRVVEKIVELYKSRQKVIDIDGMRAIYEDGWGLVRASNTQPALVLRFEALTESRLEEIRTEIEKDLKKIIEDT; encoded by the coding sequence ATGCATCCTGGAATATTCAGGGAATATGACATCCGCGGTATTGCAGGGGAAGAACTTTCCGAACAGGACGCCAATGCCGTAGGAAAGGCATATGGATCAATGCTTATGGGACAGGGCCGCAAAAAAGTATCCGTTGGCCGGGACTGCCGCATCACTTCTGAAGCCTATTCAAAAGCATTTATTGACGGGGTATTATCCGCTGGATGTGATGTCGTGGACATCGGTGTCTGCCCTACCCCGGTTCTCTATTTTTCCATTCACCAACTCAAACTTGAAGGCGGGGCCATGATTACGGCCAGCCACAATCCTCCGGAATACAACGGATTCAAGCTGATGAGTGGGCTGGATTCCATCCACAGCCACGGGCTGCAGGATATACGCAAGATCATCGAAGACAAGGCCTATACCCAGGGACAGGGCGCTTTGACCCAGGCAGATGTGATTTCTCCATATATGGCCATGATCCAGAAGAATATCACGCTGAAAAATAAAATCCGGGTCGGCATTGATGCGGGCAACGGCACCGGCGGTATAACTGCGTTACCGGTGCTGCAGGGGCTGGGCTGCGAAGTCCATGATATTTACTGCGATCTGGACGGCACCTTTCCCAACCACGAGGCAGATCCCACCCAGAAAAAAAACATGACAGACCTCAGTGCCCTGGTGAAAAAAAATAATCTGGACCTTGGCATTGGCTATGACGGGGATGCCGACCGCATCGGTGTGGTGGACAAATTCGGCAACCTCATATACGGGGACCAGCTCATGGTGATTTATGCCAAAGAGATTTTATCCCGCCATCCCGGTGCCACCTTTATCTCCGAGGTCAAATGCTCCATGGTCATGTATGACCAGATCGCAAAGATGGGCGGCAATCCAATCATGTGGCGCACAGGCCACTCCCTGATCAAAAAAAAAATGAAGGAAGAGGATGCCGCCCTGGCCGGAGAAATGAGCGGGCACATGTTTTTCAAGGACCGCTACTACGGATATGACGATGCCCTGTATGCGTCCTGCCGGCTTCTGGAAATCATGGACAGCACCGGCCTTGGTGTGGATGAATTAATTCAAGACCTGCCCAAAACCTTTACCACGCCTGAAATTCGTGTGGATTGCCCTGATAAGGTAAAATTCAGGGTTGTGGAAAAGATCGTTGAATTATATAAGTCCCGGCAGAAGGTTATTGACATTGACGGGATGCGGGCCATCTATGAGGACGGATGGGGCCTGGTGCGGGCCTCCAATACCCAGCCGGCACTGGTGCTTCGCTTTGAGGCCCTTACCGAGTCCCGTCTGGAAGAAATTAGAACCGAAATTGAAAAAGATTTGAAAAAAATCATTGAGGACACGTAA
- a CDS encoding ATP-dependent helicase: MQLSQPQQDAVDHTGSPALVVAGAGSGKTRTLTAKFSHLIATGHAPERILAITFTNKAAQEMKTRLMEMTGLHQMRFEWVRTYHSACLMILKQHCQVMGYTPPLQVFSVYQQDKLIKELCVKNNIDKKYARRILSSISRAKNDGDPAKYFDRKPGFLNIRMADIFDQFEERLAEMNCVDFDNILLKTRDLLRDNADVRNFYRNLFSYILVDEYQDTNNLQEELTSLLLGEHRNLFCVGDDWQAVYGFRGSNVNHFLRFAQKYNDAKIFRLEENYRSADEIVQAANDLIDYNPDKMEKRCFSQKKGGVLEIYEFMSDAHEAEWAARRILNLNRQGQGIPFDRMAVVYRTKFCSLPFEKTFRAFRIPYRLMGSQGFFERMEVLDINSYLSASFFPNDDLSFERIINTPKRGIGPAMIKKLAGLRAQGGSLQGAARIMVRDRLVTKKVHENMSEALDILDTIHDMAPAMAMETVIDRTGYYDYLKNKTKTDVEFISKKENIEQLIHTARTKDTMLEYLEEAALIREDKDEDDQDENGVGLLTIHSAKGLEFDVVFIAGCEEGLFPHWRSIDEGDAALSEERRLMYVAMTRAERFLYLSHVNYRKGDFATPSRFIDQVRECLD, translated from the coding sequence ATGCAACTATCCCAGCCCCAGCAGGACGCTGTTGATCATACCGGCTCCCCGGCCCTCGTGGTTGCGGGAGCCGGTTCCGGTAAAACAAGAACGCTGACCGCTAAATTTTCCCACCTCATTGCCACGGGCCATGCCCCGGAACGCATTCTGGCCATCACCTTCACTAATAAGGCAGCCCAGGAAATGAAGACCCGGCTTATGGAGATGACCGGTCTTCACCAGATGCGCTTTGAATGGGTGAGAACCTATCATTCCGCCTGTCTGATGATCTTGAAACAGCATTGTCAGGTCATGGGATATACCCCGCCTTTACAGGTATTCAGCGTATACCAGCAAGACAAGCTGATAAAAGAGCTGTGCGTAAAAAACAATATTGACAAAAAATATGCACGCCGGATTCTTTCATCTATTTCCCGGGCCAAAAACGACGGTGATCCAGCCAAATATTTTGATCGCAAACCAGGGTTCCTCAACATTCGAATGGCCGATATTTTTGACCAGTTTGAAGAACGCCTGGCGGAAATGAACTGTGTTGATTTTGACAATATTTTGCTCAAGACCCGGGACCTGCTCCGGGACAATGCCGATGTCCGCAATTTTTACCGAAATCTTTTTTCATATATCCTGGTGGATGAGTACCAGGACACCAACAATCTGCAGGAGGAACTGACCTCGCTTCTGTTAGGCGAGCACCGCAACCTTTTCTGCGTTGGGGATGACTGGCAGGCCGTATATGGATTCCGGGGCTCCAACGTGAACCATTTTTTACGGTTTGCACAAAAATATAACGATGCAAAAATTTTCAGGCTGGAGGAAAATTACAGGTCAGCCGACGAAATTGTCCAGGCAGCCAATGATCTCATTGACTACAATCCGGACAAAATGGAGAAACGCTGTTTTTCACAGAAAAAAGGCGGGGTGCTGGAAATCTATGAATTCATGTCCGATGCCCATGAAGCCGAATGGGCTGCCAGGCGTATCTTAAATCTCAATAGACAAGGGCAAGGCATTCCCTTTGACAGGATGGCCGTGGTTTACCGGACCAAATTCTGTTCCCTGCCCTTTGAAAAGACGTTCCGGGCCTTCCGCATCCCTTACCGTCTCATGGGCTCCCAGGGCTTTTTTGAACGTATGGAAGTGCTTGACATCAATTCTTATTTAAGTGCCTCGTTTTTTCCCAATGATGATCTCTCCTTTGAGCGGATTATCAATACGCCCAAGCGGGGGATCGGGCCGGCCATGATTAAAAAGTTGGCCGGCCTGCGTGCCCAGGGCGGCAGTCTTCAGGGAGCCGCCCGGATCATGGTCAGGGACAGGCTTGTAACCAAAAAGGTACATGAAAATATGTCCGAGGCTCTGGATATCCTGGACACCATCCATGACATGGCTCCGGCCATGGCCATGGAGACCGTCATTGACCGCACCGGATATTATGACTACCTGAAAAATAAAACAAAAACCGATGTGGAATTCATTTCCAAAAAAGAGAATATCGAACAGTTGATCCACACGGCCCGCACCAAGGACACCATGCTGGAATACCTGGAAGAGGCCGCCCTGATCCGGGAGGACAAAGACGAGGACGACCAGGATGAAAACGGGGTCGGCCTGCTCACCATTCATTCGGCCAAGGGGCTGGAGTTTGACGTGGTGTTCATCGCCGGATGCGAAGAGGGGCTGTTTCCCCACTGGCGTTCCATTGACGAGGGTGATGCCGCCCTGTCCGAAGAACGCCGGCTCATGTATGTGGCCATGACCCGGGCCGAGCGGTTTTTGTACCTAAGCCACGTCAACTACCGCAAAGGCGATTTTGCCACCCCGAGCAGGTTCATTGATCAGGTCCGGGAATGCCTGGATTAG